The following are from one region of the Quercus robur chromosome 1, dhQueRobu3.1, whole genome shotgun sequence genome:
- the LOC126722373 gene encoding protein TIC 100 encodes MADEDSASPTDSEQQEEQDEEQRQNEEDPDAENPSSDSDSDYSDYSDSDEGETLTYTRPGDEPLDSNNTPEMNIKRFARVLDSKRMKKQQEEEDRNYVYHEDLFDFPKDPENWREEDLQELWADAPLESTKPGWDPVWADEEDWDIVRDEIEAGRDPPYAPFYIPYRKPYPPIPDNHHDISNPKAVIEELDRIEEFLTWVSYIFADGSSYEGTVWDDLAHGKGVYVAEQGLVRYEGEWLQNNMEGHGVVEVDIPDAEPVPGSKLEAKMRAEGKIINRDYMTPEDREWLEMDIEDSIHLADGKWEVPFFENDEWIRQFGRKPEKGRYRYAGQWKHGRMHGCGVYEVNERTIYGRFYFGELLQDSTGCDEDICALHMGIAEVAAAKARMFINKPDGMVREQRGPYSDPQHPYFYEEEDVWMAPGFINQFYEVPDFWKTYVQEVDQEREMWLNSFYKAPLRLPMPSELEYWWSKEEDPEFVLLNKEPEPDPEDPSKLIYTEDPVILHTPTGRIINYVEDEEYGIRLFWQPPLKDGEEVDPEKAQFLPLGFDEFFGREVAVKKENIWMRLVLAVENACKPLFDKLEKWTEEKKKASEMKMKLIEKELELVEAELCLEEALEDMDEELKRSEKEEEKKVEMGLQEEEDTSALPNQFETSTVEEEEKKEEEDDEEEEEEEEDDDDVAPSSFGSVTADQDPTKNDQKGNKPGKSPFSSSSLSFASSSLVSGIPSMLQQSFLSWKKGRSTLKAIPSSCVECRTSLLETVDSVSFPPALSSRGRLRAIGQKHGKDQALSRSNGRLSQLRSLSQILSRSSASASSKRNLTEPRTWSYGWLHKAPESDFESLLSLHTTLQYFEPYRETMCGEPLPLPT; translated from the exons atggCAGACGAAGACTCAGCCAGCCCCACTGACTCAGAACAACAAGAAGAACAAGATGAGGAGCAACGACAAAATGAGGAAGACCCAGATGCCGAAAACCCCTCCTCAGACTCCGACTCCGACTACTCCGACTACTCGGATTCCGACGAAGGAGAAACGCTAACCTACACCCGACCCGGTGACGAGCCACTCGACTCAAACAACACCCCGGAGATGAACATAAAGCGGTTCGCTCGGGTCCTCGATAGCAAGAGAATGAAGAAGCAGCAAGAAGAAGAGGACCGTAACTACGTGTACCACGAAGACCTCTTCGATTTCCCAAAAGACCCAGAGAACTGGAGAGAAGAGGACTTGCAGGAGCTATGGGCTGATGCGCCTCTCGAGTCCACGAAGCCCGGGTGGGACCCGGTTTGGGCTGATGAGGAAGACTGGGACATTGTGAGAGATGAGATTGAGGCTGGGAGGGACCCACCCTATGCACCATTTTATATTCCTTATAGGAAGCCTTACCCACCTATACCTGATAATCATCATGACATTTCCAACCCAAAGGCTGTGATTGAGGAATTGGATAGGATTGAGGAGTTTCTCACTTGGGTTAGCTATATTTTTGCTGATGGCAGCTC GTATGAAGGCACAGTTTGGGATGATTTGGCTCATGGAAAAGGTGTATATGTTGCTGAACAAGGGCTTGTCAG gTATGAAGGTGAATGGCTTCAAAACAACATGGAAGGTCACGGGGTTGTTGAAGTTGACATACCCGATGCAGAACCTGTGCCAGGTTCCAA GCTTGAAGCAAAGATGCGTGCTGaagggaaaataataaatagggATTATATGACTCCAGAGGACAGAGAATGGCTGGAGATGGATATTGAAGACAGCATACATCTTGCTGATGGCAAGTGGGAAGTaccattttttgaaaatgatgaGTGGATTAGACAATTTGGGAGGAAGCC GGAGAAGGGTAGATATCGCTATGCTGGTCAGTGGAAGCATGGCAGAATGCATGGATGTGGTGTTTATGAAGTCAACGAGCGTACCATCTAC GGTAGGTTCTACTTTGGGGAGCTATTGCAGGATTCTACTGGTTGTGATGAAGATATTTGTGCG TTGCATATGGGTATAGCAGAAGTAGCTGCTGCTAAGGCTCGGATGTTTATTAACAAGCCTGATGGAA TGGTTAGGGAACAGAGAGGTCCGTATAGCGATCCTCAACATCCCTATTtctatgaagaagaagatgtgtGGATGGCACCAGGCTTCATTAACCAGTTTTATGAG GTCCCTGATTTTTGGAAAACGTATGTACAAGAGGTGGATCAGGAAAGGGAAATGTGGTTAAACTCCTTCTATAAAGCGCCACTAAGACTACCCATGCCTTCTGAGCTTGAATACTGGTGGTCCAAag AGGAGGATCCAGAATTTGTTCTCCTCAATAAGGAACCTGAGCCTGATCCTGAAGATCCATCAAAGCTTATATATACTGAAGATCCTGTCATACTACACACTCCAACTGGAAGGATAATCAATTATGTCGAGGATGAGGAATATGGTATTCGATTATTTTGGCAGCCACCACTGAAAGATGGGGAAGAAGTTGACCCAGAGAAGGCCCAATTCCTACCCTTGGGCtttgatgagttttttggaaGAGAGGTGGCtgtgaagaaagaaaacatatGGATGCGTCTTGTGCTGGCGGTGGAAAATGCATGCAAGCCATTGTTTGATAAACTGGAGAAATGGActgaagagaagaagaaagctaGTGAGATGAAGATGAAGCTGATTGAAAAAGAACTTGAACTGGTAGAGGCTGAATTGTGTCTAGAAGAGGCCCTTGAGGACATGGATGAGGAGTTGAAGAGAAGcgagaaagaagaggaaaagaaggTGGAAATGGGCTTGCAGGAGGAAGAAGATACTTCTGCATTGCCCAACCAATTTGAGACATCTACagtagaagaggaagaaaagaaggaagaggaggatgatgaggaagaagaagaagaagaggaagatgatgatgatgttgcaCCTTCAAGTTTTGGGTCTGTTACTGCTGATCAAGACCCAACAAAAAATGACCAGAAAGGAAACAAACCGGGAAAATCTCCATTTTCATCATCTTCATTGTCATTTGCTTCCAGTAGCCTTGTTTCAGGG ATCCCCTCGATGCTACAACAATCGTTCTTATCCTGGAAAAAGGGTAGATCAACATTAAAAGCAATTCCTTCTTCATGTGTTGAGTGCCGTACTAGCCTCCTGGAAACAGTTGACTCAGTCAGTTTTCCACCAGCGTTAAGCTCAAGAGGGCGCTTGAGAGCCATAGGGCAAAAACATGGGAAAGACCAAGCACTAAGCCGCTCAAATGGAAGGTTATCTCAGTTGCGTTCATTATCTCAAATTCTGTCACGTTCATCTGCTTCTGCAAGCTCCAAAAGAAACCTAACGGAGCCGAGAACATGGAGCTATGGTTGGCTGCATAAAGCACCGGAGAGCGATTTTGAAAGCTTATTGTCTTTGCATACAACATTGCAGTATTTCGAACCATATAGAGAAACAATGTGTGGTGAACCTCTGCCTCTTCCTACTTAA